The proteins below come from a single Streptomyces spongiicola genomic window:
- a CDS encoding glycosyltransferase family 2 protein, which produces MSSFLRPAVPGPHDPPARAGAPEPAAAASTVAATSTVTATHTATAASTATAALDRIPARYRPISSHLAITPPVSVVIPAMNEAENLPHVFGTLPGWIHEVVLVDGNSTDATVDVARGLRPDVKVVKQVGKGKGDALISGFAACTGDIIVMVDADGSADGQEIVSYVSALVGGADFAKGSRFANGGGTDDMTPIRKLGNRILCGIVNAKFGARYTDLCYGYNAFWRHCLESITLDCTGFEIETLMNIRVVKAGLRVQEVPSHEYLRIHGVSNLSAVRDGLRVLRVILKEKGVRRAARGGPATGLNSPRKEAP; this is translated from the coding sequence ATGAGCTCGTTCCTGCGCCCGGCGGTCCCGGGGCCTCACGATCCGCCGGCCCGGGCCGGTGCGCCCGAACCGGCCGCGGCGGCGTCCACCGTCGCGGCAACGTCCACCGTCACGGCGACGCACACCGCCACGGCAGCGTCCACCGCCACGGCCGCGCTCGACCGGATACCGGCCCGGTACCGCCCGATCTCCTCACACCTCGCGATCACCCCGCCGGTCAGCGTCGTGATCCCGGCGATGAACGAGGCCGAGAACCTCCCGCACGTCTTCGGGACCCTGCCCGGGTGGATCCACGAAGTCGTGCTCGTCGACGGCAACTCCACGGACGCCACCGTGGACGTCGCACGCGGACTGCGGCCCGACGTCAAGGTCGTCAAGCAGGTCGGCAAAGGCAAGGGGGACGCGCTCATCAGCGGGTTCGCGGCCTGCACCGGCGACATCATCGTCATGGTCGACGCGGACGGCTCGGCGGACGGCCAGGAGATCGTCAGCTATGTCTCCGCGCTGGTCGGCGGCGCCGACTTCGCCAAGGGCTCGCGCTTCGCCAACGGCGGCGGAACCGACGACATGACGCCGATCCGCAAGCTCGGCAACCGGATCCTGTGCGGCATCGTGAACGCCAAGTTCGGTGCCCGCTACACGGACCTCTGCTACGGCTACAACGCCTTCTGGCGCCACTGCCTGGAGAGCATCACCCTCGACTGCACCGGCTTCGAGATCGAGACCCTGATGAACATCCGGGTCGTCAAGGCGGGACTGCGGGTCCAGGAGGTCCCCAGCCACGAGTACCTGCGCATCCACGGTGTGAGCAACCTCAGCGCCGTCCGCGACGGACTGCGGGTGCTCAGGGTGATCCTCAAGGAGAAGGGCGTCCGCCGCGCAGCCCGCGGCGGCCCGGCCACCGGCCTCAACTCCCCTCGAAAGGAAGCGCCTTGA
- a CDS encoding glycosyltransferase family 2 protein has protein sequence MNHPTFSVVICVYTEDRWTDILAAVDSVRRQSLPALETLVVVDHNPRLLDRLTEEFTAGREPSPPGAEVRVLANAGPRGLSAGRNTGVAAALGEFLAFLDDDAVAEHDWLRHLAEGYGDPRVMAVGGRTLPVWASGSRPAWFPEEFDWVVGCTYRGLPPGRVPVRNVLGGNASFRRTAFDAVGGFATGIGRDGDRRPLGCEETELCIRLRRALPDAVLLIDDRAVIHHKVPAARESFRYFRTRAYAEGLSKALVSRSVGSRRGLETERRYTTRVLPAGVLRGLRDAVLRRPGGAGRAGAIAVGVAAAAAGYAAARARTRPGVAFSYGPITAHTPRLEGGIR, from the coding sequence TTGAACCATCCGACGTTCTCCGTGGTGATCTGCGTCTACACCGAGGACCGCTGGACGGACATCCTCGCCGCCGTGGATTCGGTGCGCCGCCAGTCACTCCCGGCGCTGGAGACGCTGGTGGTGGTCGACCACAACCCGCGGCTGCTCGACCGGCTCACCGAGGAGTTCACGGCCGGCCGGGAGCCATCGCCACCCGGAGCGGAGGTGCGGGTGCTCGCCAACGCGGGCCCCCGCGGCCTCTCCGCCGGCCGCAACACCGGTGTCGCCGCGGCCCTCGGCGAGTTCCTGGCCTTCCTCGACGACGACGCCGTGGCCGAGCACGACTGGCTGCGGCACCTGGCCGAGGGCTACGGCGACCCGCGGGTGATGGCCGTCGGCGGCAGAACCCTGCCGGTCTGGGCCTCGGGCAGCCGGCCGGCGTGGTTCCCCGAGGAGTTCGACTGGGTCGTCGGATGCACCTACCGCGGGCTGCCGCCCGGCCGGGTCCCGGTCCGCAACGTCCTCGGCGGCAACGCGTCCTTCCGCCGCACCGCCTTCGACGCCGTCGGCGGGTTCGCCACCGGCATCGGAAGGGACGGCGACAGACGGCCCCTGGGCTGCGAGGAGACCGAACTCTGCATACGGCTCCGACGGGCGCTCCCGGACGCGGTGCTGCTGATCGACGACCGTGCCGTCATCCACCACAAGGTCCCCGCGGCCAGGGAGAGCTTCCGCTACTTCCGCACCCGCGCCTACGCCGAGGGGCTGTCCAAGGCCCTGGTCTCACGCAGCGTCGGCAGCCGCAGGGGCCTGGAGACGGAGCGGCGCTACACCACCCGGGTGCTCCCGGCGGGCGTGCTGCGCGGCCTGCGGGACGCCGTGCTGCGGCGGCCCGGCGGAGCCGGCCGCGCCGGGGCCATCGCCGTCGGCGTGGCCGCGGCCGCGGCCGGGTACGCCGCGGCACGGGCGCGCACCCGCCCCGGGGTGGCGTTCTCGTACGGCCCGATCACCGCACACACCCCGCGTCTGGAGGGCGGCATCCGGTGA
- a CDS encoding polysaccharide deacetylase family protein: MNDEAVPILMYHAVAHRPAPAAHRLSVTPEAFAEQMELLGERGFTPVTTARLGRAWRHGEPLPPRPVLITFDDGYEGVHRHALPVLDKLGFASTLFVSTGWLRGPHHEGGAPDTMLDWGQVRELAAAGTEIGGHSHTHPQLDQLDDGPLRSEALRCGEIITAELGTAPVSFAYPYGYSSRRVRRAVRAAGYTQSLAVGNALARRRQGPYALERVTVRRSTGTGEFERLVEGRHVALGFARDRALTKGYAVLRRTRRAARSLRT; this comes from the coding sequence GTGAACGACGAGGCCGTCCCCATCCTCATGTACCACGCGGTGGCGCACCGGCCCGCGCCGGCCGCGCACCGGCTGTCGGTGACGCCGGAGGCGTTCGCCGAGCAGATGGAACTGCTCGGCGAACGCGGGTTCACCCCGGTCACCACCGCGCGGCTCGGCCGGGCCTGGCGGCACGGGGAACCGCTGCCGCCGCGGCCGGTGCTGATCACCTTCGACGACGGCTACGAGGGCGTGCACCGGCACGCCCTTCCCGTGCTCGACAAGCTGGGCTTCGCATCGACGCTGTTCGTGTCGACCGGCTGGCTGCGGGGCCCGCACCACGAGGGCGGTGCGCCCGACACCATGCTGGACTGGGGGCAGGTACGGGAACTCGCCGCGGCCGGCACGGAGATCGGCGGACACTCGCACACCCATCCGCAGCTGGACCAGCTGGACGACGGCCCGCTCCGGTCCGAGGCACTGCGCTGCGGGGAGATCATCACCGCCGAACTGGGCACCGCCCCGGTCTCGTTCGCCTACCCCTACGGCTACTCCAGCCGGCGGGTCCGCCGAGCGGTGCGCGCGGCGGGATACACGCAGTCGCTGGCCGTGGGGAACGCCCTGGCCCGCCGGCGGCAGGGACCGTACGCCCTGGAGCGGGTGACGGTGCGGCGCTCCACGGGCACCGGGGAGTTCGAGCGGCTCGTCGAGGGCCGGCACGTGGCACTCGGCTTCGCCCGGGACCGGGCCCTCACCAAGGGGTACGCCGTCCTGCGCCGTACGAGGAGGGCGGCCCGGTCGCTGCGCACCTGA
- a CDS encoding DUF5925 domain-containing protein, producing MTATPEHALPIRLNVDDSDSPSDVVDALFLGRFAAGEQPFSHSSTIDRVKPGATLLPPGARVLRAARDDDRSATLAEGDGWTLLVSRWNRGADITVTAVSSELAEHVHRQATDGVQDEPEPQPENVAMGFWYVSPRRGPHRTTRQISAGTWDEVRPNYTAPVAKAMDRLMKVTPDDIAGRLLLLHGPPGTGKTSALRTLARSWRDWCQVDCVLDPERLFNDVGYLMDIAIGEDEGTAKERWRLLLLEDCDELIRGEARHAAGQALSRLLNLTDGLLGQGRNVLVGVTTNEDLERLHPAVVRPGRCLARIEVGPLTREEAVSWLGAEEGVGREGATLAELYALRRGTVPASVPSQHEGADAGLYL from the coding sequence ATGACCGCCACGCCTGAGCACGCTCTGCCGATCCGGCTCAACGTCGACGACAGCGACTCGCCGTCGGACGTCGTCGACGCGCTGTTCCTCGGCCGCTTCGCGGCGGGCGAGCAGCCGTTCTCGCACAGTTCCACGATCGACCGGGTCAAGCCCGGCGCCACGCTGCTGCCGCCGGGCGCCCGGGTGCTGCGCGCCGCGCGCGACGACGACCGGAGCGCGACGCTCGCCGAGGGCGACGGCTGGACCCTGCTGGTCTCCCGCTGGAACCGCGGTGCGGACATCACGGTCACCGCGGTCAGCTCCGAACTCGCCGAGCACGTCCACCGGCAGGCGACCGACGGGGTCCAGGACGAACCGGAGCCTCAGCCCGAGAACGTGGCCATGGGCTTCTGGTACGTCTCGCCGCGCCGCGGCCCGCACCGTACGACCCGCCAGATCAGCGCCGGCACCTGGGACGAGGTCCGGCCCAACTACACCGCCCCGGTGGCGAAGGCGATGGACCGGCTGATGAAGGTGACACCGGACGACATCGCGGGCCGGCTGCTCCTGCTGCACGGCCCCCCGGGCACGGGGAAGACGTCCGCGCTGCGGACGCTGGCCCGCTCCTGGCGCGACTGGTGCCAGGTGGACTGCGTGCTCGACCCCGAGCGGCTGTTCAACGACGTCGGCTATCTGATGGACATCGCGATCGGCGAGGACGAGGGGACGGCCAAGGAACGCTGGAGGCTGCTGCTCCTGGAGGACTGCGACGAGCTGATCCGCGGCGAGGCCCGGCACGCCGCGGGCCAGGCGCTGTCCCGGCTGCTGAACCTGACGGACGGGCTGCTCGGCCAGGGCCGGAACGTCCTCGTGGGTGTCACCACCAACGAGGACCTGGAGCGGCTGCACCCCGCGGTCGTCCGGCCGGGCCGCTGTCTCGCGCGGATCGAGGTCGGCCCGCTCACCCGCGAGGAGGCCGTGTCCTGGCTGGGCGCGGAGGAGGGGGTCGGCCGCGAGGGCGCGACGCTGGCGGAGCTGTACGCCCTGCGGCGGGGCACGGTGCCGGCGTCCGTGCCGTCCCAGCACGAAGGGGCGGACGCCGGGCTGTACCTCTGA
- a CDS encoding GntR family transcriptional regulator, translating to MTLKIVIDTDAAPAPYEQLRSQISAQARSGELPVGYKLPTVRGLAEDLGLAANTVAKAYRALEGDGVVETRGRNGTFVAAAGDAAERQAAAAAQAYAEQVHRLGLSRADALSAVQDALRATYRN from the coding sequence GTGACCTTGAAAATCGTCATCGACACGGACGCGGCCCCCGCGCCCTACGAACAGCTCCGCTCCCAGATCTCGGCCCAGGCCCGCTCCGGCGAACTGCCCGTCGGATACAAACTGCCCACCGTGCGGGGACTCGCGGAGGATCTCGGCCTCGCCGCCAACACCGTCGCCAAGGCGTACCGGGCCCTCGAGGGAGACGGGGTGGTCGAAACCCGGGGCCGCAACGGCACGTTCGTCGCGGCGGCCGGTGACGCCGCCGAGCGCCAGGCGGCGGCGGCCGCCCAGGCGTACGCCGAACAGGTCCACCGCCTCGGCCTGTCCCGCGCGGACGCGCTCTCGGCGGTGCAGGACGCGCTGCGCGCCACCTACCGGAACTGA
- a CDS encoding GNAT family N-acetyltransferase, which translates to MTVIVRAFRAPGDAEAVARVRHAALPFLPVTPEALVFEGEHAHPNSRYRPLVAEEDGELIGTAQVGLAHDSPEPGVGYANVYVHPGRRGRGAGSAVVRAAEEYLAGAGATEVYTWVLDEPGHRAFAERHGYRAGRTAHFLRLDLAGGTLPPLRTPPDGVRIVPASDFAGDPRPLFELDAAASADEPGDVPTELTDYGHWLDETWGHPMLSRHLTSVAVADGRPVAFSAARTDGATRYWTAMTGTLREYRGRGLAKLVKNDSLHRARDAGCSEAFTGNDAGNAPMLAVNEWFGYEICATEVRHVRTLG; encoded by the coding sequence ATGACCGTGATCGTCCGCGCCTTCCGCGCGCCGGGAGACGCCGAAGCCGTCGCCCGGGTCCGCCACGCCGCACTTCCGTTCCTGCCCGTCACCCCCGAGGCCCTGGTGTTCGAGGGGGAGCATGCGCATCCGAACTCCCGCTACCGGCCGCTGGTCGCCGAGGAGGACGGGGAGCTGATCGGCACGGCCCAGGTGGGGCTCGCCCACGACAGTCCCGAACCGGGGGTCGGGTACGCGAACGTCTATGTGCACCCCGGGCGCCGCGGACGGGGCGCGGGTAGTGCCGTCGTGCGCGCCGCCGAGGAGTATCTGGCCGGTGCGGGCGCCACCGAGGTCTACACCTGGGTGCTGGACGAGCCCGGGCACCGTGCCTTCGCGGAGCGGCACGGCTACCGGGCCGGACGCACCGCGCACTTCCTCCGCCTCGATCTGGCCGGCGGGACGCTGCCGCCGCTGCGGACCCCGCCGGACGGGGTGCGGATCGTGCCGGCATCCGACTTCGCCGGCGACCCCCGGCCGCTGTTCGAGCTGGACGCCGCCGCGTCGGCGGACGAACCGGGCGATGTGCCGACCGAGTTGACCGACTACGGCCACTGGCTCGACGAGACCTGGGGTCATCCGATGCTCAGCCGGCACCTGACCTCGGTCGCCGTCGCGGACGGACGCCCGGTGGCCTTCAGCGCGGCCCGCACGGACGGCGCGACCCGCTACTGGACCGCCATGACCGGCACCCTCCGGGAGTACCGTGGCCGCGGGCTGGCCAAGCTGGTGAAGAACGACTCGCTGCACCGGGCGCGGGACGCCGGGTGCAGCGAAGCGTTCACCGGCAACGACGCGGGCAACGCCCCGATGCTCGCCGTCAACGAGTGGTTCGGCTACGAGATCTGCGCGACGGAGGTGCGCCATGTCCGCACGCTGGGGTGA
- a CDS encoding DUF402 domain-containing protein: MSARWGDSRVDVTLVKAGRTKIRYPAVVVADDGTRITVRAPWAGDGVKDFGFVRFEPGDVFTEYYWRDRWYAVKEVRAGDGTLKGWYTDITRPARVSGGELVVEDLDLDLWVSADGALVLRLDEDEFAASGLTERDPRAAEQAEHALDTLELLARQGRFTRLLD; the protein is encoded by the coding sequence ATGTCCGCACGCTGGGGTGATTCCCGGGTCGATGTCACCCTGGTCAAGGCCGGTCGTACGAAGATCCGTTATCCGGCGGTGGTCGTCGCCGACGACGGCACCCGGATCACCGTCCGGGCGCCGTGGGCGGGTGACGGCGTGAAGGACTTCGGGTTCGTCCGCTTCGAACCGGGCGACGTCTTCACCGAGTACTACTGGCGCGACCGCTGGTACGCCGTCAAGGAGGTCCGGGCGGGAGACGGGACGCTGAAGGGCTGGTACACGGACATCACCCGGCCCGCCCGGGTGTCCGGGGGCGAGCTGGTGGTGGAGGACCTGGACCTGGATCTGTGGGTGTCGGCCGACGGCGCCCTGGTCCTGCGGCTGGACGAGGACGAGTTCGCCGCGAGCGGTCTCACCGAGCGGGACCCCCGGGCGGCCGAGCAGGCCGAGCACGCCCTGGACACCCTGGAACTCCTCGCCCGGCAGGGCCGGTTCACCCGGCTGCTGGACTGA
- a CDS encoding methyltransferase domain-containing protein produces the protein MTTIDWDAAADTFDEEPDHGLRDPGVRRAWAERVRHWLPPDPSDVLDLGCGTGSLALLAAEQGHRLTAVDLSPRMADAARRKLAGTTAEVLTGPAERPPVGGRRFDVALARHVLWALPDPEAALAHWASLLRPGGRLVLVEGVWGGSGLPAARLIRALGPLSRRIDHERLSDVPGLWGRPVHDERYALVARTEPVRRDAVAEEAADVVADVVADTVAGEAAGGSADAAPARHSEVVDVHLVLRRGDDVLLGRRAGTGYADGLWHAPSGHVEDGEDVRAAMVREAFEETGVELAPEDLRVALVMQHRGPGGAPRTGWFFEAVHGRGGQPGAAARKEPYNREPHKCSELAWHPLAALPEDMVAYSRAGFAAYRRGERFVLHWHEDDDPVGHDPAVPDRAVPLPMTDVSPAAG, from the coding sequence ATGACGACGATCGACTGGGACGCCGCCGCGGACACCTTCGACGAGGAGCCCGACCACGGGCTGCGCGACCCCGGGGTCCGCCGTGCCTGGGCGGAACGGGTGCGGCACTGGCTGCCGCCGGATCCCTCCGATGTGCTCGACCTCGGATGCGGTACGGGCAGCCTCGCCCTGCTCGCCGCCGAGCAGGGCCACCGGTTGACCGCCGTCGACCTCTCGCCGCGGATGGCGGACGCCGCTCGCCGCAAACTCGCCGGCACGACGGCCGAGGTGCTGACGGGACCCGCCGAACGGCCTCCGGTCGGGGGCCGGCGTTTCGACGTCGCGCTGGCCCGCCATGTGCTGTGGGCGCTGCCCGATCCCGAGGCGGCTCTCGCCCACTGGGCGTCACTGCTGCGCCCGGGCGGGCGGCTGGTGCTGGTCGAGGGGGTGTGGGGCGGCAGCGGACTGCCGGCTGCCCGGTTGATCCGCGCCCTGGGGCCGCTGAGCCGGCGGATCGACCACGAGCGGCTGTCGGACGTGCCCGGGCTCTGGGGCCGTCCGGTGCACGACGAGCGGTACGCCCTGGTGGCCCGGACGGAGCCGGTCCGCCGAGACGCGGTCGCCGAAGAGGCCGCTGACGTGGTCGCCGACGTGGTCGCCGACACCGTCGCCGGAGAGGCGGCGGGCGGGTCCGCCGATGCGGCCCCGGCCCGGCACAGCGAAGTCGTCGACGTCCACCTCGTCCTGCGGCGCGGCGACGACGTGCTGCTCGGCCGCCGGGCGGGCACCGGCTACGCGGACGGACTGTGGCACGCCCCGTCGGGGCACGTGGAGGACGGTGAGGACGTCCGCGCCGCCATGGTGCGCGAGGCGTTCGAGGAGACCGGCGTCGAGTTGGCGCCGGAGGATCTGCGCGTCGCCCTGGTCATGCAGCACCGGGGGCCCGGCGGCGCACCGCGCACCGGCTGGTTCTTCGAGGCGGTCCACGGGAGGGGCGGCCAGCCCGGCGCAGCGGCCCGGAAAGAGCCCTACAACCGGGAACCGCACAAGTGCTCGGAGCTGGCCTGGCACCCGCTGGCGGCGCTGCCCGAGGACATGGTCGCGTACAGCAGGGCCGGGTTCGCGGCGTACCGCAGGGGTGAGCGGTTCGTCCTCCACTGGCACGAGGACGACGACCCGGTGGGCCACGACCCGGCCGTCCCGGACCGCGCGGTGCCGCTGCCGATGACGGATGTCAGTCCAGCAGCCGGGTGA